One window from the genome of Leucobacter aridicollis encodes:
- a CDS encoding alpha/beta fold hydrolase: MTDWYPIGAGLSGRDLWVTVPLDWSEPGGETIRVFAREVVSSSSRDADLPLLVFLQGGPGGKSPRPLDADGWIGDAVKRFRVILPDQRGTGRSTPLSARDFDGLDAAAGARLLALHRQDSIVRDFEALREEHFPGRQWWTLGQSYGGFLTLQYLSHFPESVVASAITGGLPSIDPDPAVVYSRTFPRIAEKNRLFRERHPHLVDRIARVADLLEREDVRLPSGDRLTVRRLQTLGLDFGMKPGFDRVHWIFDEAFADEAETRLSDTFLATVEAETAFLTNPLFIALQEAIYGPGPSSWAAQRERDARPEFAESARPLNFTGETVFPWMFEEIAGLRGFQEAVEHLAAHEQPIEMYDTDRLARNEVPVEAAVYYDDMYVDAQLSLDTALRVAGVHAWVTNEFEHDGLRLGNVAERLFTALEERLGSAARSRD; the protein is encoded by the coding sequence ATGACAGACTGGTACCCGATTGGAGCTGGTCTCAGCGGCCGCGATCTGTGGGTCACTGTGCCGCTTGACTGGAGCGAGCCCGGGGGCGAGACGATCCGTGTGTTCGCGCGCGAGGTCGTGAGCTCCTCGAGCCGCGATGCGGATTTGCCGCTCCTCGTCTTCCTGCAGGGCGGGCCCGGCGGGAAGTCGCCACGGCCGCTCGACGCAGATGGCTGGATTGGCGACGCAGTGAAGCGGTTCCGAGTCATCCTGCCCGATCAACGCGGCACTGGAAGGTCGACCCCGCTCAGCGCGCGCGACTTCGACGGTCTCGACGCTGCGGCTGGTGCGCGCCTTCTCGCGCTGCACCGCCAGGACTCGATCGTGCGCGACTTCGAGGCGCTGCGAGAGGAACACTTCCCGGGCCGGCAATGGTGGACGCTCGGGCAGAGCTACGGCGGGTTCCTGACGCTGCAGTACCTCTCGCACTTCCCCGAGTCGGTTGTCGCGTCGGCGATCACCGGCGGGCTGCCAAGCATTGATCCTGACCCGGCGGTCGTCTACTCCCGCACGTTCCCGCGCATCGCGGAGAAGAATCGCCTCTTCCGCGAGCGCCATCCGCACCTCGTTGACAGGATCGCGCGCGTCGCAGACTTGCTCGAGCGGGAAGATGTGCGATTGCCGAGTGGCGACAGGCTCACCGTTCGGCGACTGCAGACCCTCGGCCTTGACTTCGGAATGAAGCCAGGATTCGATCGGGTGCACTGGATCTTTGACGAGGCCTTCGCCGACGAGGCCGAGACCCGGCTGTCAGACACGTTCCTTGCGACTGTCGAGGCCGAGACAGCGTTTCTCACGAACCCGCTGTTCATCGCCCTGCAAGAGGCGATCTACGGGCCCGGCCCAAGCTCGTGGGCGGCGCAGCGAGAACGCGACGCCCGGCCAGAGTTCGCGGAGTCGGCACGGCCCTTGAACTTCACGGGAGAGACTGTGTTCCCCTGGATGTTCGAGGAGATCGCGGGGCTTCGTGGTTTCCAAGAGGCCGTCGAACACCTCGCGGCCCACGAGCAGCCGATCGAGATGTACGACACTGACAGGCTCGCGCGCAACGAGGTGCCTGTTGAGGCCGCTGTGTACTACGACGACATGTACGTCGACGCGCAGCTCTCTCTCGACACCGCCTTGCGCGTCGCTGGGGTGCACGCATGGGTGACGAACGAGTTCGAGCACGACGGCCTTCGGCTCGGCAACGTCGCAGAGCGACTCTTCACCGCGCTTGAAGAGCGCCTTGGTAGCGCTGCACGCAGCCGCGACTGA
- a CDS encoding ABC transporter permease, translating into MIRYVLSRVGFGALVLFLLSVFVFVLFYVSPSDPARIIAGDKATEALMEQIRVNLGLDKPMIQQYFMFLGNLLQGDLGFSYRSNLPVWDLLVRRIPVTMSLVFGAVIVWLAIGIPIGIGSAKHPGSLRDRFGQAFAIVGISFPTFVLGMIALYTLYFIPTKMGVTLFPPSGYTPLTENPAQWAWHLALPWLTLALVIAAVYARLTRGQMLDVLGQDYIRTARAKGLTERRVTYVHAFRSAMPPLVTQLGIDIGMLLGGVIVIEQVFGLPGVGSLAVTSVAMQDRPVVIAIVLLGGLFVVLSNLIVDTLYALLDSRVRTARK; encoded by the coding sequence ATGATCCGCTATGTCCTTTCACGGGTAGGCTTCGGCGCGCTCGTGTTGTTTCTGCTCAGTGTCTTCGTGTTCGTGCTGTTCTACGTGTCGCCATCTGACCCCGCCCGCATCATCGCTGGCGACAAGGCGACAGAGGCCCTCATGGAGCAGATTCGTGTGAACCTTGGGCTCGATAAGCCGATGATTCAGCAGTACTTCATGTTCCTCGGTAACCTCCTGCAGGGCGACCTCGGTTTCTCATACCGCTCCAACCTGCCTGTCTGGGACCTGCTCGTGCGGCGCATCCCAGTGACAATGTCGCTCGTGTTTGGTGCGGTCATCGTGTGGCTTGCGATCGGCATCCCGATCGGTATTGGCTCTGCCAAGCACCCGGGGAGCTTGCGTGACCGCTTCGGTCAGGCATTCGCGATCGTCGGAATCAGCTTCCCAACGTTTGTGCTCGGCATGATTGCGTTGTACACGCTGTACTTCATCCCGACAAAGATGGGCGTCACGCTGTTCCCGCCGTCTGGGTACACGCCGCTCACCGAGAACCCGGCCCAGTGGGCGTGGCACCTCGCGCTCCCGTGGCTCACCCTCGCGCTCGTCATCGCGGCAGTGTACGCGAGGCTTACGCGCGGTCAGATGCTTGACGTGCTCGGTCAGGACTACATTCGCACAGCCCGCGCCAAAGGCCTCACGGAGCGCCGCGTCACCTACGTGCACGCGTTCCGTTCGGCGATGCCACCGCTTGTCACCCAGCTCGGAATCGACATCGGTATGCTCCTCGGAGGCGTGATCGTTATCGAGCAGGTGTTCGGACTCCCCGGGGTCGGCTCGCTCGCCGTGACGAGCGTCGCGATGCAGGATCGCCCGGTTGTCATTGCGATCGTCCTGCTCGGCGGGCTCTTCGTCGTGCTGTCGAACCTGATCGTTGACACCCTGTACGCACTACTGGATTCGAGAGTGAGGACTGCCCGAAAATGA
- a CDS encoding ABC transporter permease: MSGVFSKDTKLITTPGYAAQKAADIQAKSSAQLTIARLVRDPASVVSALVILGIVAFAICAPLIAQWTGHGPNEQFRETGLSAAGIPVGPSGEFLLGTDQLGRDLFVRLAYGARVSLLVGVVASLVASAIGVVIGATAGFFGGWVDTLLSRIIDLVMSVPFLLVAIALVAVLGPSLGLSIVVIVFFSWAGLARVIRGQVLAIREREFIEAARSLGESRISMMFRDVLPNLVVPIIVYTTLGIPAAVVFEATLSFLGLGIVPPTPSWGNMLADAANGSMYMVAPWMVLVPGLALLALTLAFNLLGDGLRDALDPTSTKGKKA, from the coding sequence GTGAGTGGCGTATTCTCGAAAGACACGAAGCTCATCACGACGCCGGGCTACGCGGCCCAGAAGGCTGCTGACATCCAAGCGAAGAGCTCGGCTCAGCTCACGATCGCGCGACTGGTGCGCGATCCGGCGAGCGTCGTCTCCGCGCTTGTCATCCTCGGTATCGTTGCCTTCGCCATCTGCGCGCCACTCATCGCTCAGTGGACCGGACACGGCCCCAATGAGCAGTTCCGAGAGACAGGGCTCTCGGCTGCTGGCATCCCTGTCGGGCCGTCCGGTGAGTTTCTCCTCGGGACTGATCAGCTCGGCCGCGATCTGTTTGTGCGACTCGCCTACGGCGCGCGAGTGTCGCTGCTCGTCGGTGTTGTCGCCTCGCTCGTGGCCTCTGCAATTGGCGTGGTGATTGGCGCGACCGCTGGCTTCTTCGGCGGCTGGGTTGACACCCTCCTGAGCCGGATCATCGACCTCGTGATGAGCGTCCCGTTCCTGCTCGTTGCGATCGCGCTCGTCGCGGTGCTCGGCCCGAGCCTCGGACTGTCGATCGTGGTGATCGTGTTCTTCAGCTGGGCGGGCCTTGCCCGCGTGATCCGCGGCCAGGTGCTCGCGATTCGTGAGCGCGAGTTCATCGAGGCTGCTCGCTCGCTCGGGGAGTCGCGTATCTCGATGATGTTCCGCGATGTCCTGCCGAACCTCGTCGTGCCGATCATCGTCTACACCACGCTCGGCATTCCCGCCGCAGTGGTGTTCGAGGCGACGCTCTCGTTCCTTGGCCTCGGCATCGTGCCACCGACACCGAGCTGGGGCAACATGCTCGCCGACGCTGCAAACGGGTCGATGTACATGGTCGCTCCCTGGATGGTGCTTGTGCCGGGCCTCGCCCTCCTCGCCCTCACCCTCGCGTTTAACCTGCTCGGTGACGGGCTGCGTGACGCTCTTGATCCGACCTCAACGAAGGGGAAGAAAGCATGA
- a CDS encoding ABC transporter ATP-binding protein — protein MAILDVRNLVIDIPTEDGAVHAVQDVSFTVGEGEFFGIVGESGSGKSVLVQSIMGLIPQAKRSGEVLFQGEDLLTLSPEGLRKKRGAEISMIFQDPLSSLHPQYTIGWQIVEQIRAHENVSKQAAKARAIELLEKVRIPDAQARFDSYPHQFSGGMRQRVMIAMSLSLGPALIIADEPTTALDSTVQAQILDLLGEMRQDFGATVLMISHDLGILSRVADRVMVMYGGRKLEVGTSDNVLGNPAHPYTAGLLRSSSFNRAPGTPLIPIGGRPPSLLSPPAGCVFRDRCPNAMDICGEAPPLQKYDDGTESLCWLTTPPVEPPAPEMPPAEIIASSDDAIVEVEHLSVAFPQRRGEPRTVLEDISLQVRRGETLGLVGESGCGKTTLARTIAGLNTPTAGAIRFDGADTANLTDAEWRQMRRKVQVVFQDPFGSLNPKRRVGSIIGDPFRIHKVASGADRLSRVQELMEIVGLNPEHYNRFPSQFSGGQRQRIGIARAIALKPELVILDEPVSALDVSIQAQVLNLLDELQRELGLTYLFISHDLAVVRHVCDRIAVMDGGKIIELGSAETVYGQPQQAFTKKLLSAAAPEIPRVERERVLISAAGGAL, from the coding sequence GTGGCAATACTCGATGTGCGGAATCTCGTGATCGACATTCCGACAGAAGACGGCGCGGTGCATGCCGTGCAGGACGTTTCATTTACGGTCGGCGAGGGCGAATTCTTCGGAATCGTCGGCGAATCCGGCTCGGGCAAGTCAGTGCTCGTGCAGTCAATCATGGGCCTCATCCCGCAGGCGAAACGCTCGGGAGAGGTCCTGTTTCAGGGCGAAGACCTCCTCACGCTCTCGCCCGAAGGGCTCCGAAAGAAGCGCGGTGCCGAGATCAGCATGATCTTCCAGGACCCGCTATCGAGCCTGCACCCGCAGTACACGATCGGCTGGCAGATCGTCGAGCAGATCCGCGCTCACGAGAACGTGTCGAAACAGGCCGCGAAGGCGCGCGCGATCGAGCTTCTCGAGAAAGTCAGGATCCCTGACGCTCAGGCAAGGTTCGATTCGTATCCGCATCAATTCTCGGGCGGCATGCGCCAGCGCGTCATGATCGCGATGAGCCTCTCGCTCGGCCCGGCCCTGATCATCGCTGACGAGCCGACGACTGCGCTTGATTCGACAGTCCAGGCCCAGATCCTCGACCTCCTCGGCGAGATGCGCCAGGACTTCGGGGCAACGGTACTGATGATTTCCCACGACCTGGGGATCCTGTCCCGCGTCGCAGACAGGGTCATGGTCATGTACGGCGGACGGAAGCTCGAGGTTGGCACGAGCGACAACGTGCTCGGCAACCCAGCACACCCGTACACTGCCGGACTGTTGCGATCCTCGTCCTTCAATCGCGCCCCCGGTACCCCGCTCATCCCGATTGGTGGCCGCCCACCGAGCCTCTTGAGTCCGCCCGCAGGGTGCGTGTTTCGTGACAGGTGCCCGAACGCGATGGATATCTGCGGTGAAGCCCCGCCGCTCCAGAAATATGACGACGGCACCGAGTCACTGTGCTGGCTCACGACACCACCTGTCGAGCCTCCCGCGCCTGAGATGCCGCCGGCGGAGATCATCGCCTCAAGCGACGATGCGATCGTCGAGGTTGAGCATCTTTCTGTCGCGTTCCCACAGCGCCGAGGCGAGCCGCGTACGGTGCTTGAAGACATTTCGCTGCAGGTCCGCCGCGGTGAGACGCTTGGTCTCGTCGGAGAATCCGGCTGCGGAAAGACAACGCTTGCGCGCACGATCGCGGGACTGAACACCCCGACTGCAGGCGCGATCCGTTTCGACGGCGCCGACACCGCGAACCTCACGGACGCCGAGTGGCGTCAGATGCGCCGCAAGGTGCAGGTCGTGTTCCAAGACCCGTTTGGCTCGCTGAACCCGAAACGGCGTGTCGGCTCGATCATCGGCGACCCGTTCCGAATCCATAAGGTTGCAAGCGGCGCCGACAGGCTCAGCCGCGTTCAAGAACTCATGGAGATCGTCGGCCTGAACCCCGAGCACTACAACCGCTTCCCCTCGCAGTTCTCCGGTGGCCAGCGGCAGCGCATCGGCATCGCCCGTGCGATCGCACTGAAGCCTGAGCTCGTGATCCTCGATGAGCCCGTGTCTGCGCTCGACGTGTCGATCCAAGCTCAGGTGCTGAACCTGCTCGATGAGCTCCAGCGAGAGCTCGGACTCACCTACCTGTTCATTTCTCACGACCTCGCAGTCGTACGCCACGTCTGCGACCGGATCGCGGTCATGGACGGTGGCAAAATCATCGAGCTCGGGTCCGCGGAGACCGTCTACGGGCAGCCGCAGCAGGCCTTCACGAAGAAGCTGTTGTCGGCCGCGGCCCCTGAGATTCCGCGTGTCGAGCGCGAACGAGTGCTCATCTCAGCGGCAGGAGGCGCACTGTGA